The Podospora pseudocomata strain CBS 415.72m chromosome 1 map unlocalized CBS415.72m_1, whole genome shotgun sequence genome has a segment encoding these proteins:
- a CDS encoding uncharacterized protein (EggNog:ENOG503PFHH), with protein MQEIVKNAVYECTAAITELKLDRDAPPVVKRDFKLSRKLRNCRLKTKMAEEEVEEEQRLYQSWDDDDGDGGSSRLRFEEIGIELDALMARCRIMFDDMTYSEELFMNELLSDDAERARDQAKMSTVIAFVAMLYLQITAVATIFAMPIFAMPIFEFQNDWRDIYFKQAEPNASKQPVLSSYFWVYLIVSVTLPAFTVFGWWHYARGARWN; from the exons ATGCAGGAGATTGTTAAGAATGCTGTGTATGAATGCACTGCTGCTATTACGGAGCTAAAGCTGGACCGGGATGCCCCGCCGGTAGTGAAGAGGGATTTTAAGCTGAGTAGGAAGCTGAGGAATTGTCGGCTGAAGACgaagatggcggaggaggag gtggaggaggagcagaggcTGTATCAGtcttgggatgatgatgatggtgatggggggagtTCGCGACTA CGGTTTGAGGAGATTGGGATTGAGTTGGATGCGCTGATGGCGAGGTGCAGGATAATGTTTGATGATATGACTTATTCGGAGGAGTTG TTTATGAACGAGCTCCTCAGTGATGATGCCGAGCGAGCAAGAGACCAGGCAAAAATGAGCACAGTAATAGCATTTGTGGCTATGCTGTATCTCCAGATCACGGCTGTTGCG ACCATCTTCGCCATGCCCATCTTCGCCATGCCCATCTTCGAATTCCAAAACGACTGGCGAGACATCTACTTCAAACAGGCTGAGCCAAACGCCAGCAAACAGCCAGTTCTGTCCTCCTATTTCTGGGTGTACCTGATTGTGTCCGTCACTCTCCCCGCATTCACCGTATTTGGTTGGTGGCATTATGC
- a CDS encoding uncharacterized protein (EggNog:ENOG503PIPR; COG:S) — translation MSDFQHRAMHHDGLYSTAAIHAGHHHHQHHHAMHPPQTQPPMMDHCVTTCPYEEKIIHNGAVARMVLMFIRELVEHSSHQPRQSYACPMTRCHRPFPGPLQLIQHLLSCSEVSTGEFTCDKCNHWHTFPTSDKEWEQWAAVKTQQASGNEQGQVRRKRSLGSKIKGFATLTKRDPRKQNPAPDIHFKTEYSMDSRPSTAASSTPSTTFTSRCSEHHLHYQTHGHGNPTAFSTHHKPPLLPAGVPAIDGNGLFWPGFSADQLGNMPSSVPSVTPSSTLDTGSSKAISQNTSQTTLFTPSLNGFSPPVASVQVPTTMEQQQQYMFGTHASFNGIPSPVSAQPPPSAMVLDEPINMNGADLTPTELRSPVSNESLNHGWWGTKLGIETARAVPTTTGSGTCFQMQSPIGAIDGMMTRDVTSGLTTPTSPCRHASPFFPIPQSSAHPMSRTLSHESMQAGMTPVYNSPGTNASHVDSLSPQADHDPHSLSLRTPFEPAPEDLVCDECQWKPRGVRENLKGYLRKHKNTHKGLRLSCDVVGCTKTFSRLDNLKKHKKDKHGIEDLATGATCAQPPPKQVVEEFHGQHHHVEDEAEHKRPGTVDSEVRDMSGDYSMLWPALHF, via the exons ATGTCGGATTTTCAACATCGAGCAATGCACCATGACGGACTCTACTCGACGGCAGCTATACACGCtggccatcaccatcaccaacatcaccatgcCATGCATCCTCCACAAACACAGCCGCCGATGATGGATCACTGCGTGACGACTTGCCC GTATGAGGAAAAGATAATACATAATGGCGCAGTGGCACGTATGGTGCTCATGTTCATTCGGGAACTCGTCGAGCAttcctctcatcaaccacggCAGAGTTATGCATGCCCCATGACGAGGTGCCACAGACCCTTCCCCGGGCCGCTCCAACTCATTCAACACCTCCTATCCTGCTCGGAGGTTTCGACCGGCGAGTTCACCTGCGACAAGTGTAACCATTGGCACACATTTCCCACCAGCGATAAGGAATGGGAACAATGGGCGGCCGTGAAGACACAGCAAGCTTCTGGGAATGAGCAAGGGCAGGTGCGGAGGAAGCGGAGTCTTGGTTCGAAAATCAAGGGTTTTGCTACTCTGACCAAAAGAGATCCGCGCAAACAAAATCCCGCCCCGGATATCCATTTCAAGACCGAGTACTCGATGGACAGTCGGCCGAGTACCGCGGCgtcctcaaccccaagcaCCACATTTACAAGCCGATGTTCTGAGCATCATCTGCATTACCAAACCCATGGCCACGGAAATCCCACGGCCTTTTCCACTCACCATAAGCCACCTTTGCTACCTGCGGGTGTACCAGCAATCGATGGCAATGGTTTGTTTTGGCCAGGGTTTAGTGCTGACCAACTTGGGAACATGCCTTCTAGTGTTCCATCTGTCACACCTTCATCTACACTGGACACCGGTTCTTCGAAGGCGATCTCCCAAAACACTTCTCAGACCACGCTGTTTACACCTAGCTTGAACGGATTCTCACCTCCTGTGGCGTCTGTCCAGGTCCCAACAACTATggaacagcaacagcagtatATGTTTGGCACACACGCATCGTTTAATGGAATACCATCTCCAGTATCCGcccagccaccaccctccgCAATGGTGTTGGATGAACCCATAAACATGAACGGGGCAGACCTAACACCAACCGAACTTCGCTCGCCGGTATCAAATGAAAGCCTGAACCACGGCTGGTGGGGAACCAAGCTTGGAATCGAAACAGCCCGAGCAGTGCCTACTACCACAGGATCGGGTACCTGCTTCCAGATGCAGTCTCCGATTGGTGCCATTGATGGGATGATGACTAGAGACGTCACAAGCGGTCTTACAACGCCCACCTCGCCTTGTCGACACGCATCACCGTTCTTCCCGATCCCGCAATCCTCCGCCCATCCGATGTCACGAACTCTCAGCCACGAATCGATGCAAGCAGGCATGACGCCGGTTTACAACTCACCTGGGACAAACGCCAGCCATGTGGATTCCCTGTCACCGCAGGCAGACCACGATCCTCACTCTCTGTCGCTCCGAACACCCTTTGAGCCGGCACCGGAGGATCTAGTCTGTGATGAGTGTCAATGGAAGCCCCGAGGCGTGAGGGAGAATTTGAAGGGGTATTTACGGAAGCATAAAAACACACACAaagggttgaggttgtcgtgTGATGTGGTGGGTTGCACGAAGACGTTTAGTCGGTTGGATAATCTCAAGAAACATAAGAAGGATAAGCATGGGATCGAAGACTTGGCTACGGGGGCGACTTGTGCGcaaccacctccaaagcaggtggtggaggagtttcatgggcaacatcatcatgtggaggatgaggcggaGCATAAGCGGCCGGGAACGGTGGACTCGGAGGTACGGGATATGTCGGGAGATTATTCGATGCTTTGGCCGGCATTGCACTTTTGA